The Triticum aestivum cultivar Chinese Spring unplaced genomic scaffold, IWGSC CS RefSeq v2.1 scaffold42572-4, whole genome shotgun sequence genome includes a window with the following:
- the LOC123174549 gene encoding glucan endo-1,3-beta-glucosidase 14, translating to MALRHLLAVALAALALDVAAAGGGSAALGVNYGQVADNLPSPQAAAVLLRALNATKVKLYDADARVLSAFAGSGVDFTVGLPDNMVPRLASDPSAAATWVRVNILPHLPATSITAVTVGNEVLTGSDATMLRSLLPAMQSLHAALAACNLTSRVAVTTAHSLAVLSSSFPPSSAAFRHDLLPYITPLLAFLAKTGSPFLVNAYPYFAYKADPGTVDLDYVLFEANAAPVVDSATGLRYGNMLHAQVDAVRAAICAADYGRAVEIRVSETGWPSQGDGDEAGATPQNAARYNGNLMRLVAQGKGTPAAPGEPLQVYVFALFNEDQKPGPASERHYGLFKPDGTPAYDVGVKAPTIKGLKGSGNRDGGGSGNSTDSGVGMVVGEGPAGTDGFAVGPGGLYTISDATRKVRRWRWTESFAAMAAVLAMVSWS from the exons ATGGCGCTCCGGCACCTGCTCGCCGTTGCCCTCGCGGCGCTTGCAttggacgtggcggcggcgggcggaggttCCGCAGCGCTCGGGGTGAACTACGGCCAGGTGGCCGACAACCTGCCGTCGCCGCAGGCGGCGGCCGTGCTCCTCCGCGCGCTGAACGCCACCAAGGTCAAGCTCTACGACGCGGACGCGCGCGTGCTCAGCGCGTTCGCCGGCTCCGGCGTGGACTTCACCGTGGGGCTGCCCGACAACATGGTGCCGCGCCTGGCGTCCGACCCGTCCGCGGCCGCGACCTGGGTCCGCGTCAACATCCTCCCTCACCTTCCGGCGACGTCCATCACCGCCGTCACCGTCGGCAACGAGGTGCTGACGGGCAGCGACGCCACCATGCTCCGCTCCCTCCTCCCGGCCATGCAGTCGCTCCACGCGGCGCTGGCCGCGTGCAACCTCACCTCCCGGGTCGCGGTCACCACCGCGCACTCCCTCGCCgtgctctcctcctccttcccgccCTCCTCCGCCGCGTTCCGGCACGACCTCCTCCCCTACATCACGCCGCTGCTCGCCTTCCTTGCCAAGACCGGCTCGCCGTTCCTCGTGAACGCGTACCCCTACTTCGCGTACAAGGCCGACCCGGGCACGGTGGACCTGGACTACGTGCTGTTCGAGGCCAACGCCGCTCCCGTGGTGGACTCCGCCACGGGGCTGCGGTACGGCAACATGCTGCACGCGCAGGTGGACGCCGTGCGCGCCGCGATCTGTGCCGCGGACTACGGGAGGGCGGTGGAGATTCGGGTGTCGGAGACCGGGTGGCCGTCGCAGGGGGACGGCGACGAGGCCGGCGCCACGCCGCAGAACGCGGCCAGGTACAACGGCAACCTGATGCGGCTGGTGGCGCAGGGGAAGGGCACGCCGGCGGCGCCCGGGGAGCCGCTGCAGGTGTACGTGTTCGCGCTCTTCAACGAGGACCAGAAGCCCGGGCCGGCCTCCGAGCGGCACTACGGCCTGTTCAAGCCGGACGGCACGCCGGCGTACGACGTCGGCGTCAAGGCGCCGACGATCAAAGGCTTGAAGGGGAGCGGCAAtcgggacggcggcggcagcggaaacAGCACGGATAGTGGCGTCGGGATGGTGGTGGGGGAAGGGCCCGCCGGGACGGACGGGTTCGCCGTCGGCCCGGGCGGACTCTACACCATTTCTGATGCGACGCGCAAG GTGAGGAGGTGGCGGTGGACGGAAAGCTTTGCGGCTATGGCCGCCGTTCTGGCGATGGTGTCGTGGTCATGA